One Panicum virgatum strain AP13 chromosome 9K, P.virgatum_v5, whole genome shotgun sequence genomic region harbors:
- the LOC120648713 gene encoding uncharacterized protein LOC120648713: MRSQQGQASHRPWCCRIPPTRKTLRSLYAPPPLRNVAPPPPVTLPFGTSNDLPGALRAYSSRVAPCSPATLQPRLYPCVHPLIGSGTQVRSTLCVAAQIAEADQIAIVSLPAKFRPSRGPPLPDQSSTTMMTPSSRQTLFAGPLVVPSSPATAAHSAAAAKPLRSIVVTREHLEGTQFESCEDEEL; encoded by the exons ATGCGCAGCCAACAGGGCCAGGCCTCCCATCGCCCTTGGTGCTGCCGCATCCCTCCTACTCGCAAAACCCTCCGATCCCTatatgcgccgccgcccctgcgcaaCGTTGCTCCGCCACCGCCCGTGACCTTGCCGTTCGGCACCAGCAACGACCTACCAGGGGCCCTGCGCGCCTACTCGTCGCGCGTCGCCCCCTGCTCCCCGGCGACCCTGCAGCCGCGCCTCTACCCCTGCGTGCATCCCCTGATTGGTAGCGGCACCCAGGTCCGCTCGACCTTGTGCGTCGCTGCTCAGATAGCAGAAGCCGATCAAATCGCCATCGTCTCCTTGCCGGCCAAATTCCGGCCATCCCGAGGACCTCCGCTGCCGGACCAATCCAGCACCACCATGATGACCCCCTCGTCGAGACAAACCCTTTTTGCCGGTCCCCTCGTCGTCCCTTcatcgccggccaccgccgcccacaGTGCTGCCGCGGCTAAACCGCTCCGCTCCATCGTCGTGACCAGGGAGCATCTCG AAGGAACGCAATTCGAGAGTTGTGAAGATGAAGAATTGTGA